CGACTACGTCACCGAGACCCGAAAAGCGGTTCTCGTCAGGCATCGGTGCCTCCGTTCTCGACGACCCGAGCCAGTTCGTCGAGTCGGTCGAGCATGTCGCTGCTCGGGTCGTACTCGCGGAGCGTCTCGCCGTCGCGCCACGCGCGACTGAACGCGATGCGGTGGCGGAGTCCCGGTCCGGGCGACTCGCCGAACCGGTCCGACCGGCCGAACGAGGGGAGATACTGCTCGAACGGCGAGGCCTCCAGGTCGTCGATGATGCGTCGCTCCTCGTTGTTCCCGCTCAGGTCGTTCGGTACGATGGCGAGGATGTCGAGGTCGACCTCCTTCCGGATGGGCCGGATCTGCTGTTCGACCATGCGTTCGAAGCCGCTGACGCTCGGTTCGCTCATGAGGAGCGGCACGATGACGTTCCCCGCGCCGATGAGCGACGCGTCCGAGAGCGGACCGAGACTCGGCGGGGAGTCGATGACGATGTAGTCGTACTCCTCGCCGAGGAGGGGTTCGACGATGCGACGCCGGACCCACAGCACGCCGAAGGTGGAGTTTCGGATGCGGTCCTCGATGTCGTCGAGGTCGACGTGCGCGGGGAGGAGGTCGAACGCGCCCCGGTCGTGGAGTGTCTCTTCCACGTCCACCGGGTCGTCGTCGGTCAACAGGTCGCCGACGTGCGGTCCCTCGGCGGTGTAGAGGTCTTTCCGACCGACGCCCTCCGTCGCGTTCCCCTGCTGGTCGAGGTCGACGAGGAGGACGTCGTTCCCTCGCGCGGCGAGTGCGTCCGCGAGGTTGATAGCGAGGGTGGTCTTCCCGACGCCGCCCTTCTGCAAAGAGACGCTCACGGCGCGCGCCATCTATCGACCCTCCGCTTCGGACTGTGTTCGATTCGCGTACATGGTGAGATGTGTGGAATGTGTGAAATTTGTAGGCGGTGTCTATCCGTTTCGGTTCGGTCTTCCCTTCTGCGGCATCCCATATAACACCTCGTCAGACATTCGGAGATTCTCAAAACTTTCACAATTTCTAAAATGTTTGGAGTGTCCGACAGCACAAAAATTTATCAGCACCCTCTCAAATCCAAATTATAGCACAATTTTCACAATTCCTAGAACCAAACTGATGAAACCACACTTTCTAAAATCCTCACAATTCTCAAAAATTGTAGAACTCGCAGACCGCTCGAACTGTCTCCGCTGAGATGTCTTAGAAGTCTACAAATTTTACAAATTTTAAAATCTCTACGCGAGGTGAGCACTGCTCACTTGGCGGACTGTTTGAGCGCTGTGCACTGCGAGGTGAGAGCGAAAATTCCACACTGCTCACAATTTTCAGACTTCGGCTCCCGTCCGAACGGTCTCGCCTGTTCGCGATGTTCACAATTTCTAAGCCGGGTACGCAGTCTGCGATGTCCAAGTGAGGGAGCGGTTCCGCATGGCGGGAGAGGCGTAGATATATAAGCTGACGAGATAGTTGGCCGGTAAACGGTTCTCCGCGACCGAATCGACCGCCCTCCACCATGTCCGACGACCGAACGACGCTCGACACAGGCGACGGCCCCAGCATCGGCAGAGTCGTCCTCGCGTGCTGTTGCGTCGTCGCGGTGGTGTTGTCCGCCGCACTCGTCGCCCCGCTTTCCACTGCCGTCGGCGACGCGCCCGCGAAGTCGCTGCTCGTGTTCGACTCGGACGCCGGGTCGGGTTCGGGTTCTGCCGGCGGCCTCGGAGCGTTGAACCCCCGGTCGAACACTACCGTCGGCGGCGGCGTCACCGACGACTCGAACCCCTACCGCTCCCTCGACAGCGAGGTTCACTTCACCGTCCGAAGCCCGGACTCGGCGTACTGGCGCACCGGGTCGTACGCGACGTACACCGGCACCGGATGGAAACGCGCCGCCGCCTCGCGGCCGTACGACGGCGACGTCTCACCCGACGCGCGGGGCGCGCGGATGACCTACCGCGTCTCGCTCGAAACGGCCGCCACGGCGCTTCCGACCGCGTGGCGACCGAACACCGTCGCTCTCGACGGGACGGACCTCGCCGTCTCCGAGGGACGAGCGATAGCCGCGCCGTCGGGCCTCGACGCGGGGACGACGTACACCGCCGAGAGCACGCGGCCGCCGCGGGAGGCGAGCGTGCTCCGGACCGCCGGAACCGACTATCCGGCGTCCGTCGAGTCGCGCTACACGACGCTTCCCGACGGTCTCTCGCCGCGCGTCGCCGGCCTCACCGACGAAGTGACGGCGAACGCGACGACGCCCTACGAGAGAGCCGTCGCCGTCGAGCGGTATCTGGAGTCCAACAGGGGCTACTCGCTGTCGGCGTCGCACGACGGCGACGACCCCGTCGAGTCGTTCCTGTTCGAGATGGACCGGGGGTACTGCGAGTACTTCGCCGCCTCGATGGCCGTGATGCTGCGCACGCAGGACGTGCCGGCCCGCTACGTCGTCGGCTACTCCGCCGGCGAACGGACCGGCGAGAACACCTACACCGTCCGGAACATGAACGCTCACGCGTGGGTCGAGGTGTACTTCCCCGACGTGGGCTGGGTCCGGTTCGACCCCACGCCCGCCGCGGAACGCCTCGACGCCGAACGAGACGCGTACGAGCGACAGGAAGGGGGAACGTACCGAACGCCCGAGGCGCCCACCGGGACGCCGGAACCCACCCCCGAGGCGGCCGCGGGAACGACGACGGCCGCCGGCACCGCGACGCCCACGCAGACGGCAACCGCCACGCCCTCGGACGGCGACTCGTCGGCCGACGACTCCGGTGCCGACTCGGCCACAGGAACGCCCGACGAGTCGTTCGACGGGCCGTCGATCGCGCTCAACCGGACGCCGGTCCCCGGCGCAGACGTGACCGTGACCGTCACTCGCGGCGACGCGCCCGTCTCGGGCCGGACGGTCCTGTTCAACGGCGACCCGGTCGGCGTGACCGACGACGACGGACGCGTGGTCGCGACGGTGCCGTACGCGGCGGAACTCACCGTCTCGCTCGCGACCGACGCCGACGCCGCCAGCGTCGCAGTCGAGGCGGACGGCGTCGGAACCGCCCCGCGGGAGACGGACCGCTCGTTCTCGGTGCGGGGTCCGACGCTCTCGGTTGCGTCGTCGAACGACTCCGTCTCGTATCCGCTGGAGACGAACGTCTCGCTGTCGTTCGTCGGGAGCGAAGTGACCGGGAGCGACCTCCTCGTGGTCGCCACCGTCGGCGACGTGCCGGTCCGCGACGCCCGAGTCAGCGTCGACGGCGACGCCGTCGGTCGGACCGACGCGACCGGGCGCACCGCGTTCATCCTCCCCGACGACCCCGGAAACGTTACCGTCACGGTCTCTCGCGGCGCTGTCGACGGCAGCGAGACGCTCGCGCTCGACGCCCTCACGCTCCGACTGGACCGTCCGCTGTTGCCGTTCCCGTACGCGACGACGACGGTCCGGACGACGCTCGGAAACGAGAGCGCGGGCGGCGTCCCCGTCTCGCTGAACGGCGACCGCGTAGCGACGACTGGACCCAACGGCACCGCGACGGTGACGCTCCCGCCCGCCTCGTCGGCCCGCGTCGTCGCCGCGCGGTACGGCCAGACGACGGCCGGAACCGTCTCGGGGATGCTCCTGAACGCCGGCGTCCTCCTCGCGACAGTCGTCGTCGGCCTCGGCGCCGTCGTCGGCACCGCCTATCGCCGCGGCACCTCGCCGCTGTCCTACCTGGCGAGGGGTCTCGCTCGCGCGTCCGTCCTCCTCGATACGCTCCTCGCCGTCGTCGTCTCCGGCGCGAGACTCACGGATGCTCTCCTCGCCGGCGCTCGGACGCTCCGTCGCAGGCTCCGAACCGTCGGCCGCGGCGTTCTGAACCGGACGATTGCCCTCTCGGCCCTGCCCGAACTCGCCGCCGCGTGGGCCGCAGACCGGGTCGCTCGCCTCCGGGGCCGGGGTGAGGCGGTCGGGTCGCGCGTCGCCAGACGGGCGGGGGTCGCGGACGACCACCCCGACCCCGAGGCGCGAACTATCCGCGACTGCTGGGACGAGTTCCGCGGCCACGTCACCGTCCCGAAACAGGCGTCGCGGACGCCGGGTGAACTCGCCGCCCACGCCGTCGAGTCCGACGGCTTACCCGCGGACCCGGTGTACGCCGTTCGGGACGTGTTCCGCGACGTGGAGTACGGCGGCCGCGCGCCGACCGACCGGTCCGAACGGATGGCGCGCGCGACGGCCGAGATTCGCGCGGCGGTGGACGCGAGGGACGGCACCGCCGGCGACCCGACCGAGGAGGATGACACTGACGCGACGGCGGGTGGCGAGACTGACGCGACCGAGGGCGGCAGGAGCGACACACAGGGCGTCGACCCAGACGCCGCGGACACGCCGGAGGGAGACGAATGAGACCGCTCCGAACTACCGCGGGCGTCGGCGGACTCGCCGCCGTCGCCGGCACCGCCGCAGTCGTCTTCGGCGTCGTCCCATCCGAGCGGGTGGCTCCGCTCGCGGCGGTCGGCGAGTCGGTCGACGGCGGCCGGTTTCTCCTCCTGTTCGCGGTGGCACTCCTCCTCGCGGGCCTCTGGTTCGCCCGGCGCCGCAGCTCATCAATCGATGACCGCTATACACAGCTCAGAGAGAGGCCGCCGGAGGGCGTCGCCGCCCCGGCGTCGATTCGGGTCGGCGGCGAGTTCGACCGACTCGTCGGTGAGGCAGTCGTCTCCCACGACGACGGCGCGATGCGGCCCGTCGCCGCCCGACTCAGGGAGACGGCGACCGGACTGTGCGCCGACGCGACGGGCGTCGACCGGCAGACTGCGCGGCGGCGAATCGAAGACGGCGCGTGGACGGACGACGCCCTCGCGGCGGCGTTCCTCGCCGCCGACGGGCGGATGCCGTTCCGCGCTCGGATTCGGGCGTGGCTGGACCCCGCGCGGGAGCGTCGACGGCGCGTGGACGCGACGCTCGACGCGTTGTTCGAACTCCGCGAGGGCGTCGTCCCCGAGACGGCGACCGATTGCGCTCCGGGGTCGGCGGCCGCGGCCGACGCCGACGGACCGTCCGGCGACTCCGACACGTCGTCCGACGAGGCCGACGACCCCGGCGCGGAACCGTGGGTCGCACGCGTCGGCGACGGCGGGGGGAGACGGTGACCTCGCTCCGCCGCGACGACCGGTGGAACGTCGGCCTCGTCGGGACGCTGTCGCTCGTCGGCATCGGCCTCGCCTACGCGAACCCGACGCTCGTCGCGGCGGCGTCGATTCCGCTCGTCTACGTCCTCTACGGAGCGTTCTCGTCGCTCCCCGGGACCGTCGAACTCTCCGCCGACCGGACCTTCGAACCGGTCGCTCCCGCGCCCGGCGAACGCGTCACCGTCACGCTCGCGGTGCACAACTCGGGCGACCGGACGCTCGCCGACGTCCGGGTCGTAGACGGCGTTCCTCCCGCACTCGCCGTCGAGTCGGGCTCACCGCGCGCGAGTCTCGCTCTCGCACCCGGCGACGAGGCGACGCTCACCTACGAGGTGGTCGCCGCGCGGGGCGACTTCGCGTTCGACGACGCTCTCGTCCGCCTGCGCTCCGTCGCCGGGACCAGCGTCGCGACGGACGAGCTAGCCGTCGGCGGCGACGACGTGCTGTCCTGTACGACCGGGGGGACAGACGCGCCCGTGACGGACGCCACGCCGGGTCGCGTGGGGACGGTGCCCGCCGACTCCGGCGGGGCGGGACTGGAGTTCCACGCCACGCGCGAGTACCGCTCCGGCGACCCCCTCTCGCGGGTCGACTGGCGGCAGTACGCCAAGACGGGCGACCTCACCACCGTCCAGTTCCGCGAGCGACGGGCGAGTCGCGTCGCCGTCGTCGCGGACGTGCGCGACCCGACGCGCGTCGTCGCCGGGCCGGGTCACCCGACGGCGGCGGAACTGTGCGCCGTCGCCGCATCGCGGACGCACCGCGCGCTGACGGCGGCCGACCACGACGTGACGGCGACGGTCCTCGGGTTCGACGTCGACGCGGTGCCCGACGGCGTCGCAACCGGCTCCGAGGACCTCCCGTGGCCCGAGGGCCCGCGGGCGGCGCAGACGACGTTCGACGCGGCCTGCGCCGCCGCAGCCGAGACGGTGGCGGCGCAGATGGCGACGGATGGCGGGGACGCCGCCGCCGGCCGACGCGAGCACGGAGACGGTCGACGGTCCGCCTCGCGCGAGGACCGCGCGAATGCCGTCGCGGCGACGCTGGACGCCCGCCTCGCCGCCGACGCGCGCGTCGTCCTGTTCTCTCCGCTTCTGGACGACTACCCGACAGCCCTCGCCCGCGCGCTCCGCCGCCGGGGTCGGACCGTCGGCGTCTGCGCGCCGGACGTGACCGGCCGTGCGACGCCCGGAGCAGCGTTCGCGTCGCTCGAACGGACCCGACGGCGGACCGACCTCGAACGGTTCGGCGTCGCCGTCGCCGACTGGACGGCCGACCGACCGCTCGACGACTCGCTGTCGGAGGTGCTCGGAGACCGATGACGGACGAACCCCTCTCGGACCTCGGAACGACCGACGCCGCGCCGCCGGCGTCGAACTGGCGGCCGACGGCGACGCTCGTCGCCGTCGTCCTCCTCGGAACGGCGACGCTCGGCGGCCTCCTCGCCGACGCGACTGACCTGTGGAACGCCGTCGTCCCCGCCGCCGCCGGCGCGGTACTGCTCGCCGTCGCTCTCACGCTGGCGGCGGCGGAGTCGTACCGACCGCTCGCGCGGTTCGTCGCCGCCTGCCTCCTCCTCCCGGCGGGTGCGGGCGTCGTCGCCGGCGTGGGCTACGCCCTCGCGAAGCAACTCGGGGGCGCGTACGCCGTCGGCTCGGTGTTCGTGGTCGTCGGTCTCGCTACGGCGGGGTTCGGCGCGGCGGCGGCCGTCAGAGACGCGCTGAAGCGGGACGCGCTGGCGTCGGCGCTCCCCGTCGCGGCGGCCGTCGCCCTCCCGCCGACGGCCGCGTTCGTCCCCCTCGCTCTCGTCCGGGTCCTCGAAGCGTTCTCGGCGACGCTGTTCGTCCCCGTTCTGGTGCCCGACCCGGTTCCGACGGCGGCGTTCCCGCGCGCCGTCGTCGACGGCCTCCTCCGCTTCCTCGTCGCCCCGACGCACGAGGGCCCGCACCTGTTCTCGTTCGCCCTCGTCTGCTACGTCGCCGCCGTCGGCCTCGCGGCCGTCCTCCGGACGTACCCCGTCGCGGACCTCCTGTCCCCGAGCGACCCGGACGCCGCGGCCCGCGTCGTCGACCCCCTCGAACGGGCCGCGACGCTCTCGGCCACGCTCGGCCTCCTCGTCGTCTTCGCGGCCGCCGTCCTCTTCGTCGCGCCCGACGGGTTCGCGGCGGTGCCGTCCCGGGTCCGCGACCCGCTGACGACGCTCGCGAACGTCCCCGTCCTCCGCCTCGTCCTCCTCGGCGGCGGCCTCGTGGGAGCCCTCCTCGGCGTCGGGTCGTGGGGGCTCAGGCGGCTTTCGGACTCCGCCGGTGACGGCCTCCGCGCGTCGCCGTCGCCCCCGTCGCTCGTCGCCGGCGTCGGCGTCGTCGCCGGCGCGTTCGTCGTCCACGGTCCCGTCCTCGCGGCGCTCCTCGACGCGGTGCTCGGCGTGCTCCCGTCGGCGATGGCGTCCGACGTGCGGACGCAGGCGGACGCCGTCGTCGCGTTCTACGGCGGCGAGGTGGTCCTCCTCGGCCTCTGTGCCGGCGTGCTCTCGGTCGCCGCCGTGGCGACTGCGTTCCTGTACGTGTCGGTTCGCGTCGGCGCGGTGACCGACCGGGCCGCCGGCGCCGCCGTCGCGGGCGGGGGCCTGTTCGTCGCGGCGGCCGTCGCGGCCACCGTCGGCGCGGGAACCACGCTCGTCCTCGCGGGCGTCGTCGGCGGACTCGTCGTCCGCGACGCCGGGACGCACGGCGTCACGCTCGGCCGCGAAGTCGGCCGCCGCGGCGAGACGAGACGGGCGGAACTCGCCCACCTCGGGGCCACCGTCGCCGTCGGCGTCCTCGCCGCCGGCGTCGCCGTCGCCCTCACGGGTCTCCTCGGCCGAGTCCCGACGCTCTCGGGGCCGACGCTGCCCGTCGCGCTCGGCGGAGCCGTCCTCGGCGTCGTCGCGTTCGTCGTCGCACTCCGGTGACACGTTCACGGGCGGACGGCCACCGGACTTTACCTCCGGCGCGGCGACCCTTCGGTATGTCCGGTCCTGTGTTCCTCGAAGGAGACGGTGTGACGCTCTGTCCGGCCGACCAGTCGGACATCGACTTCCTCCGAGAACACGAGAACGACCCGCGCATCCGCGAGACGCGAACCGTGCGGATGCCGACAAGCGCGGACCACGTCACCGCCCGCCTCGGCGGAACGATGGGACGCGAGGAGGAGACGGTCGGACTCGTCGTCCGCGACGAGGACGACGAGGCGGTCGGATTCGTCTACCTGCTCCGGGAGGAGTCGAACGCCGTCGGCTTCCGCTACGCTGAGTTGGCCTACTGGATCGCCCACCGACGGTGGAACGAGGGCTACGCGACGGCCGCCGCCGAGACGATGGTCGAGTACGGCTTCGAGGAACTCTGCCTCCACCGCGTGAAGGCCTCCACGTTCGCCGCCAACGAGGCGTCCCAGCGCGTCCTGGAGAAACTGGGCTTCGAACGCGAGGGCGTCGCCCGCGAGGAAGTGTACGCCGACGGCGAGTGGCACGACCGGGTTCGCTACGGCCTCCTCGAGGACGAGTGGCGGGGCGACTGACGCTCCGCGGCCGAGGCGCGGAGTCGGAGCCGTCCGCTACGACAGGTCCACTTCGACGGCGACTTCGTTCCGTCGCATGAACGGCGGCGTGTAGGGGTCGTCGTACTGCCACAGGGTCGGTTCGCCGCGGACCTCGATTCCCTCGCGTTCGAGCGTGTCGAGGAGCGACTGCTCGGCGTTCGCCACCCGTCCGCTCGTCGCGTACCACGAGAACCGCTCGACGGCCATCGTCTTCGGTCCCTCGACCACCAGCCGAACGTCCGAGTTCGTCGGCATCGGCGCCGTCTCCAGCGTGTACCCCGCGGGGAGGTAGAACGCCATCCTGACGCCGTCGCCCTCCTCGTCGGTGCGGACGGGTGCGGTCATACTCACCGTCTCGCCGCGGTCCGCGCGGACGGGCGCAGTCACCCCGACCCGTTCGCCGCCGCGCGCCGCGCCGCCGGCCGGTTCCTCGGTGCGCACCGGCGCGGTCATCGAGACGGACTCGCTCGACTCGTTCGCGCCGGAGATGTAGTCGAACAGGCGACGGAACGCCGCCACTTGGTTCGGCGCCGTCGTCTCCGCGAGGAGCGTTCGCGGGTACCGGCGCAGTTCGACGCCGTCCATCGACCGGAGCGATTCGTACGGGACGCCTTCCGCCGAGCGACCGCTGTAGAGGCCCCACGCGGTCCACGCCGCGAGCGCGGTTCCGACGCCCGCCACCAGGAGTTTCGTCGGTCGTTTCATACCGGAGAGAGGTTCGCCGAGGTGAAAAACTCCCTCTCTCCCCCCTTCCCCCCGCACCCCCCTACCCCCCTCACTCCCTCTCGCCGCGTCCGCCGGCCGCTACCGCCGTCGCTGTCGCGCTAGCGCCGCCCCGGGGGTCGGCCGTCGTCGCGTCCGGACGGACGGGTGCGCGGGGTTGCCGCCTCACTCGCTCGCTAACTCGCGAATTCCGCCCGCGAGGGCGCGTGTGGCGTCCGCGCAGTCGTCCCAGTCGGTCCACTCGCGGGGGTTGTGCGAGATGCCGTCGCGGGACGGCGAGAACAGCATCCCGGCGTCGGTGGCGTCGGCGACGTGCATCGTGTCGTGCGCCGCGCCGGAGAACAGGTCCATCGCGTCGAGTTCGAACGCGTCCGCGCCGGCGCGAATCGCGTCGCAGCACCGCTCAGCCAGCGGGGTGGGCGAGACGTCCAACTCCACCTCGAACGTCGTCTCCACGTCGCGTTCGCGTTCCAGTCGCTCGCAGGTGTCGCGGACGCGGCCGGTGAGTCGCGAGATGGAGTCGGCCTCCACGTCGCGGATGTCGATGCCGAGGCGGGCGCGCCCGGGGATGACGTTCGTCGCGTTCGGCGACACGTCCAGTTTGCCGACGGTGCCGACGGCGGACTCGCTCTCCGTCTCGACGAGGTGCTGGGCCGTCGACTCCACGTCGAGGACGAGTTCGCTCGCCGCGGCGAGGGCGTCGCGCCGCCCCGGCATCGGGGTGCTGCCGGCGTGGTTGGCCTCCCCCACGATTTCGACCTGACAGTGGAAGATGCCCGTCACGTCGGTGACGACGCCCACCGGGACGCCGGCGTCTTCGAGGCGCGTCCCCTGTTCGACGTGGAGTTCGAGCCACGAGTCCCACTCGCTCGCGTCCACCGCGTCGTCGCCGCGGTAGCCCATCGACTCCAGCGCCGACTCGAGCGTGGTGCCCTCGTCGTCGGTGAGTGCGAGGGCGTCCTCGACGGACCGGACGCCGGCGGCGACGGACGACCCGAGCAGTCCGCCCGCGAAGCGCTGCCCCTCCTCTTCGGTGAACGACACGACGTCGACGGGGCGGGCGAGTTCCGTCTCCGCCTCTTGCATCGCCCGCACCGACTCCAGCGCGGCGTACACGCCCAACGGGCCGTCGAAGATGCCGCCCTCCGGCACCGAGTCGAGGTGGCTCCCGGCGGCGACGGGTGCGGCGTCCGGGTCGGCCGAGTCTGGCGTCCACCGGCCGACGATGGTGCCGACGGCGTCCACGCGGACGTCGAGTCCGGCGTCTTCGAGGCGGGAGACGAAGTGGTCGCGCGCCCCGGCGTTCGCGTCCGTCCCGGTGAGGACGGTGCGCCCGCGGCCCTCGTCGGTCTCCAGTTCGCCGAACGCGGCGTTCGCCTCGATGTCGTCGCGGAGTCGCTCCTCTGAGACGTTCATACGGAGGGTGCCGTGGCAAACTATATCAACGGCGGGGCTGCGGCGACGTGTGCGGGGTTCGAGAACGTCGCGAAGTCCGGCGGGTCGGTCGACCCGAACCGATTTGCCTCCGGCCCGAGACGAACGGACAGTGACTGGTGACGCCCGTCCCCGAGACTCGCCCGGCGGTTCCGACTCCGATTCGGACGCCGACGCCGGTTCGGACCGCCCGAACGCGGACGCGCAGTCGTCGTTCGCCGCGGTGACGACGCACGAGGAACTCGTCGCGTGGTCCCGCGCGTACTGCGAACGCGCCGTCGAGGCGTTCGCGTTCGAGGTGGACCTCTCGCGCGTCGCGTGGGAGGTGTCGACGCGGGCGAAGCGACGCGCCGCCGCCGTCAAGCGCCCGCGACTGGACGACGCGACGGTCGGCGACCCGATGTCGTGGGACGGAACGGTGCCGACGTGTACGATGTCGCTCACGTGGGCCGCGTTCGACGCGTTCGACCGGACGGAGTGGACGGCGACGCTCAGACACGAGTTGGTCCACGTCGAGCAGTTTCAGCGGTTCGGGACGACGGACCACGGCCCGCGGTTCGAACGGCGCGCCCGGGCGGTGGACGCGCCGGTGCGCGTCCGTCGGTTCGCTGACCCCGCGTACGTCCTCTCCTGTGCCGACTGCGACGCGGTGGTGGCCCGTCGCTACCGCGACTGCAAACTGGTGCGGCGACACGACGAGTACGTCTCCTCGTGCTGTTCGGCGTCGCTGACGCTGGCGGAACCGGAGTGACCCGGCCTCCGCCGCCCGATTGATGTGGGTGCCGCCGAAGCGTGTACCCGAGGCCGATTCGAGATGGTGATGACAGCCGAACAGGCCGTCCAGGTGGGAATCGTAATCGCGTCAGTCGGGGGGCTGTGGGTCGGAGCCCGCCTCCTCGTCGACTCGGTCGTCCGACTGGCCCGGCGCGTCGGCCTGTCCGAGTTGACTATCGGGCTGACCGTCGTCGCCGCCGGGACGTCGACGCCCGAACTCGTCGTCACGGCCGACGCAGCGCTGAAGGGCCTCGGCGACATCGCCGTCGGAAACGTCGTCGGGTCGAACATCTACAACCTGGCGTTCGTCCTCGGCGTCGTCTCGTTGCTCCGGGTCGTCCCGATAGAGCGGTCGCTCGTGCACCGCGACGGCGTCGCGCTCGTGGTCAGCACGCTCCTCGGCGCGTACGCCGTGTCCGACGGTGTGGTGACCAGACTGGAGGGGGCCGTCCTCGTCGGACTGTTCGTCGTCTACACGGCGGTCCTGTTGCGAGGCGGCACCGAGGCGTCGCAGTCGGCCGACTCGACGGACGCCCCGCCGGGCCTCGGCACCGCGGTGACGGAGCGCGTGCAGTTCCGCGGGCGCGACGCCGCCCTCCTGGTCGCGGGACTGGCCGTCGTCCTCGTCAGCGGCGACCTGATGGTGGGTGCGGCGTCGGGACTGGCGCGCGGCGCGGGCATCTCCGAGTGGGTCATCGGAGGTACTATCGTCGCCGCGGGGACGTCCACGCCGGAGTTCGCCGTCTCGCTCGTGGCGATGCGGCGCGGCCGCCTCGGCGTCAGCGTCGGAAACGTCGTCGGCAGCAACGTGTTCAACCTCCTCGTCATCATGGGCGTCGGCGCCCTCGTCAGTCCGTTGTCGCTGAGCGGTTCCATCGGCCTGAGTCTGGCGTGGCTACTCGCCGTCTCCGTCGCGATGGTCGCGGCGCTCTGGACGGGGCGTCGCCTCTCGCGCCCGGAGGGCGGACTGTTCGCGGGGTCCGAAGTCGTCCGGTGGGTCGTCGGCCTCCTCGGCCTCGGGTGACGCCTCGATTCCGGGGCGTCCGCCGTTCGCTCACCCCTGCGCGGGCGACGCCACGGCCGGGACGGGCACCTCGTCGAGAACGTCGTCGACGACGTCGAGCGAGTCGACGCCGCGGACGCGCGCGTCCGACGT
This portion of the Halogeometricum rufum genome encodes:
- a CDS encoding ParA family protein, coding for MARAVSVSLQKGGVGKTTLAINLADALAARGNDVLLVDLDQQGNATEGVGRKDLYTAEGPHVGDLLTDDDPVDVEETLHDRGAFDLLPAHVDLDDIEDRIRNSTFGVLWVRRRIVEPLLGEEYDYIVIDSPPSLGPLSDASLIGAGNVIVPLLMSEPSVSGFERMVEQQIRPIRKEVDLDILAIVPNDLSGNNEERRIIDDLEASPFEQYLPSFGRSDRFGESPGPGLRHRIAFSRAWRDGETLREYDPSSDMLDRLDELARVVENGGTDA
- a CDS encoding transglutaminase domain-containing protein, translating into MSDDRTTLDTGDGPSIGRVVLACCCVVAVVLSAALVAPLSTAVGDAPAKSLLVFDSDAGSGSGSAGGLGALNPRSNTTVGGGVTDDSNPYRSLDSEVHFTVRSPDSAYWRTGSYATYTGTGWKRAAASRPYDGDVSPDARGARMTYRVSLETAATALPTAWRPNTVALDGTDLAVSEGRAIAAPSGLDAGTTYTAESTRPPREASVLRTAGTDYPASVESRYTTLPDGLSPRVAGLTDEVTANATTPYERAVAVERYLESNRGYSLSASHDGDDPVESFLFEMDRGYCEYFAASMAVMLRTQDVPARYVVGYSAGERTGENTYTVRNMNAHAWVEVYFPDVGWVRFDPTPAAERLDAERDAYERQEGGTYRTPEAPTGTPEPTPEAAAGTTTAAGTATPTQTATATPSDGDSSADDSGADSATGTPDESFDGPSIALNRTPVPGADVTVTVTRGDAPVSGRTVLFNGDPVGVTDDDGRVVATVPYAAELTVSLATDADAASVAVEADGVGTAPRETDRSFSVRGPTLSVASSNDSVSYPLETNVSLSFVGSEVTGSDLLVVATVGDVPVRDARVSVDGDAVGRTDATGRTAFILPDDPGNVTVTVSRGAVDGSETLALDALTLRLDRPLLPFPYATTTVRTTLGNESAGGVPVSLNGDRVATTGPNGTATVTLPPASSARVVAARYGQTTAGTVSGMLLNAGVLLATVVVGLGAVVGTAYRRGTSPLSYLARGLARASVLLDTLLAVVVSGARLTDALLAGARTLRRRLRTVGRGVLNRTIALSALPELAAAWAADRVARLRGRGEAVGSRVARRAGVADDHPDPEARTIRDCWDEFRGHVTVPKQASRTPGELAAHAVESDGLPADPVYAVRDVFRDVEYGGRAPTDRSERMARATAEIRAAVDARDGTAGDPTEEDDTDATAGGETDATEGGRSDTQGVDPDAADTPEGDE
- a CDS encoding DUF7269 family protein, giving the protein MRPLRTTAGVGGLAAVAGTAAVVFGVVPSERVAPLAAVGESVDGGRFLLLFAVALLLAGLWFARRRSSSIDDRYTQLRERPPEGVAAPASIRVGGEFDRLVGEAVVSHDDGAMRPVAARLRETATGLCADATGVDRQTARRRIEDGAWTDDALAAAFLAADGRMPFRARIRAWLDPARERRRRVDATLDALFELREGVVPETATDCAPGSAAAADADGPSGDSDTSSDEADDPGAEPWVARVGDGGGRR
- a CDS encoding DUF58 domain-containing protein, whose translation is MTSLRRDDRWNVGLVGTLSLVGIGLAYANPTLVAAASIPLVYVLYGAFSSLPGTVELSADRTFEPVAPAPGERVTVTLAVHNSGDRTLADVRVVDGVPPALAVESGSPRASLALAPGDEATLTYEVVAARGDFAFDDALVRLRSVAGTSVATDELAVGGDDVLSCTTGGTDAPVTDATPGRVGTVPADSGGAGLEFHATREYRSGDPLSRVDWRQYAKTGDLTTVQFRERRASRVAVVADVRDPTRVVAGPGHPTAAELCAVAASRTHRALTAADHDVTATVLGFDVDAVPDGVATGSEDLPWPEGPRAAQTTFDAACAAAAETVAAQMATDGGDAAAGRREHGDGRRSASREDRANAVAATLDARLAADARVVLFSPLLDDYPTALARALRRRGRTVGVCAPDVTGRATPGAAFASLERTRRRTDLERFGVAVADWTADRPLDDSLSEVLGDR
- a CDS encoding DUF7519 family protein, with protein sequence MTDEPLSDLGTTDAAPPASNWRPTATLVAVVLLGTATLGGLLADATDLWNAVVPAAAGAVLLAVALTLAAAESYRPLARFVAACLLLPAGAGVVAGVGYALAKQLGGAYAVGSVFVVVGLATAGFGAAAAVRDALKRDALASALPVAAAVALPPTAAFVPLALVRVLEAFSATLFVPVLVPDPVPTAAFPRAVVDGLLRFLVAPTHEGPHLFSFALVCYVAAVGLAAVLRTYPVADLLSPSDPDAAARVVDPLERAATLSATLGLLVVFAAAVLFVAPDGFAAVPSRVRDPLTTLANVPVLRLVLLGGGLVGALLGVGSWGLRRLSDSAGDGLRASPSPPSLVAGVGVVAGAFVVHGPVLAALLDAVLGVLPSAMASDVRTQADAVVAFYGGEVVLLGLCAGVLSVAAVATAFLYVSVRVGAVTDRAAGAAVAGGGLFVAAAVAATVGAGTTLVLAGVVGGLVVRDAGTHGVTLGREVGRRGETRRAELAHLGATVAVGVLAAGVAVALTGLLGRVPTLSGPTLPVALGGAVLGVVAFVVALR
- a CDS encoding GNAT family N-acetyltransferase, with the protein product MSGPVFLEGDGVTLCPADQSDIDFLREHENDPRIRETRTVRMPTSADHVTARLGGTMGREEETVGLVVRDEDDEAVGFVYLLREESNAVGFRYAELAYWIAHRRWNEGYATAAAETMVEYGFEELCLHRVKASTFAANEASQRVLEKLGFEREGVAREEVYADGEWHDRVRYGLLEDEWRGD
- a CDS encoding SOUL family heme-binding protein, which translates into the protein MKRPTKLLVAGVGTALAAWTAWGLYSGRSAEGVPYESLRSMDGVELRRYPRTLLAETTAPNQVAAFRRLFDYISGANESSESVSMTAPVRTEEPAGGAARGGERVGVTAPVRADRGETVSMTAPVRTDEEGDGVRMAFYLPAGYTLETAPMPTNSDVRLVVEGPKTMAVERFSWYATSGRVANAEQSLLDTLEREGIEVRGEPTLWQYDDPYTPPFMRRNEVAVEVDLS